The region ACTGAGAATGCCCTGCATATTCAGTGCTTCGGCGCGCGTGAGCGGATGTGACAGGGCTGGCTCCAGACCGGAAGCCAGGGCGGCCGGGTCGGTCTCTTTCTGTAAGCCGTCGAGGCCGTCGAGTGCAGCTTCAAGTTGCTCGGGTGGCGCCGCAAGGCGAACCACGTCGCGCTCTGGGGCGTCGGCAGGAGCCCGGCCAAGTGCGGCGCGGTAGCCGTCCAGCGTACTTCTGGCCTTGGAATAGCGGCGGGCGCGTACCTGCTCCTGAAACCCTGTCAGCAGCTCAAGCGCGTCCTGCACGTCTACGTCCATCTGCTGGGCGCGGGCGACCTGCGCAGCGCGTTCCCATTCTCCAGCCCGCACCAGTGAATCCAGGGTAGGGGGAACCAGAGGGGGTGATGCATACAGCTCAGGGGAGTCCTGGGCAGCGGTATGGGGCCCGCTCTGCCCGGAACGGACGGGATCACTCATGCCGGAGAGTATACTGACGCGCTCAGCTGGCCGCCGTTGCGCCTGCCCATTGTGATTCCTGCCCACGTTTCTTTGCCCCTGCTCAGAGTGCCCAAGCGTACCGAGCTCCTGAACCCAACTGCCGGAGACCCCGTGACCCTGCCTGATCCTGTCCCTACCACCACCGACCCCGCTGCCGACACCAAAGAGGCGCCGCTGTACTCGCCTGCGCGGGTCCGCGAGCTGCTGAACCGGCATGGACTGAGGCCCACCAAGAGCCTGGGGCAGAACTTCCTGATCGACGGGAATATTCTGCGAGCCATTGCCGAGGCCGGTGGGGCACAGGCCGGGGCACGCATTCTGGAGGTTGGACCGGGACTGGGGGTGCTGACCCGTGAAATCGCTTCGCGGGGCGCACATGTCACCGCCCTGGAAAAGGATGAGCGGCTGCGCCCGGCGCTGGCCGAGACTCTCGCAGGGCTGGATGTCGAGCTGATCTGGGGCGACGCGCTGGACTTTGACTATGCCAGCCTGCCCGAGGGCACGCGCGTGATCGCCAATCTGCCGTACTACATCACGGGAGTGCTGCTCTCTCGCTTTATGCATGCCCCGGGCATCGTGTCGGCCACGGTCCTGGTACAAAAAGAAGTAGGCCAGCGCCTTGCTGCCCGGCCCGGTGAAGACGCCTACGGGTTCCTGAGTGCATTGGCAGCCCTGCACGGCAGTGTCCGGCATGTCCGCGATGTGCCCAAGGGTGCATTTCTCCCGGCCCCTGACGTGACCAGCAGTGTGATCCGGCTGGACTTTGACCGGAGCCGCCCGGCTCCTGAAGCAGCCCTTTTGAAGTTTGTGGAAGGCGCGCTGCACCACCGACGCAAGACACTGCGCAATAACCTGCGCATGATCGGGCATGAAGGCCCGGCCATAGACGCTGCCCTGATTGCCGCCGGACTGCGCCCCGACGTGCGCGCCGAGGACGTGCCCCTGAGCAAACTTGAAGACGTGGCGCGGCGTCTAGGCGTGGTACGGTAACATTTAAGGATCCTGATCCGCCTGCCTAACCCAGAAATTGTGGGCCGCGCTGCCGGCCCGGAGGACAATGTGAAGTTTTACGTTATCGGTGACGTCACCGTCGACCACCTGTACCACCTAGATCGCCTGCCTGCTCCCGGCGAGGAAGTAGCCCCGATTCGTGCCAGCATGGAGCCCGGTGGAGCTGGAGGGACCATCAGCGTGACCCTCGCGCGCCTGGGCCACACCGTTACCCTGGCTGCCCGCGTGGGCGCCGACCCCTTTGCTGAGTATGCCCTGAGCCATGTGCGGCAGACCGGGGTCAGTGAAAGCGCGATTCAGCGTGATCCGGAAGTGCTGACGAGCACGATTACCGTTATGCAGACGGCCAGTGGCCAGCGCGCCATGATCAGCGACGGCGCCGCCAACCGGCTGCTTGATCCTGCGAAGCTCAAGAAGAAGGATGTCGAAGGAGCCGACGCTCTGATCGTGAGTGCCTACAGCCTGACTGAAGGCCCACAGCGTGAATACGCCCTCAAGGCTATTGATCTGGCCCGGGGTGCCAAGAAGCCGGTGCCGGTGTTTATTGACCTGGGTGCCGGCGCGGTCAACCGGGCAGGTACCAGCCTGCTCGGTAGCGTGATTCAGGCGGACTACCTGATGCTCAACCAGCACGAGCTCTTGGCCCTGACCGGCACCAACAGCATCAGTGCGGCGTTGGCCCAGCTGGGCAGCAAGGGTGCCCAGCGAGTGATCGTCAAAGTCGGCAAGATGGGCTCAATCGTATGGACCCCCACGGAAACGGAACTGGTCGACGCTGTGACCCTTGCGGAGAACCTGGTCGACTCCACGGGAGCGGGTGACACTTTTACCGGGGCCTTTGCCCACGCGGTGATGACCGGAGCGTCACTGGCCGAGGCTGCGCGTGCGGCCAATGCTGCGGGCGCCCTGTCGGTGACAAGCTTTGGTGCTCAGGAACGGCCTATTACCCCGGCTGATCTGGCACAGGTCCTGAAGCAGTAGGCTTCAGCCGGAATCTGGATCAGTGAGGTGCCCTTGATCGGGGCACCTCACTGGCTGTGCTATATGACGCGGCTCTGAAACACCATGACATCGCTGCGGCTGTCCAGGGGCCCACCCTGAAAGCTGCCGGTGACTTTCGGGGACTCAAAGCCCGCGAAGCGCAACAACCATTCGACCTCATAGCGCGTGTAGTAACGCTGGGTCAGGGTGTAATGCTGTCTGGTCAGACGGCCGTCCGGCTGCGTGGTGTCCACGTGATATTCGGTGGTGATGTGCTGGCGGGCTTTGTTGTGCCGCTGCACCAGGAAGATATCGCGGCGTGATCCGTCCGGAGCATGGAACGTTTCTCCCTCATGGCGTAGGGTGTTCATCTTCCCGAAGCGCGGCACGTACAGGTCGAATACGAATGGAGTCCCTTTCGGGGCGTGAGTCCTCAGGTTTTCCAGCGCCTGAAGTTGTTCGCTGGGCGTGTAGAGGTGCATCAGGGCGTTGAACGGTGCGATCAGCAGGGAAAACTGCTCATCCAGACGGAAGGTGCGGACGTCCCCCTGCACAAACTGCGGCTGTAGCCCGTCGCGCGCAGCGCGGCTCCTGGCGCGCTCGATCATGCGGGCGCTGGGCTCCAGGCCGATGACATCCACCCCTTTGCGCGAAAGGAATGTGGTGACTCGGCCCGTGCCAGCCCCGACTTCCAGTACCTTGCCGCCCGCCCGCTGTGCTATGCCGGCATAGAAGTGCAGGTCATCCCGGTACAGGTCGTACTGGTGATCGTACAGGTCAGCGAACTCGTCGTAATTCACAGGCGTCAGTATGGCTGGGCAACTCAGTCGCCGTAGCGCTCCAGAAAGGCTTCACGGCTCAGGATGCTCAGCTTGGGCTGAGGAGCACCCGGAACACTGCCGTAACCGCGGCGCAACACGTTGGCCCAGCGCTGGAGCCGCCGCGTATCGGCCGGTGGCAAGTCCACAGTTTCGAACCCCAGGGCTGCGAGCAGGCTTGAGAGGGCTGAAAGGCAAAACACTACCTGCGTATCTTTCAAGTCAGCTCGCGTGCGCAGATCGCGGGCCACTCCACGGAAGTCCTCGCGCGCCAGCCGGACGCTGCGCCGTAAGCCGAGGTCGACCAGCAGCGGATTATTGACGTGGAACTCTGCGGCGGGGATTCCCTGGGGAATCAGCGTGCCGTTCGAAAGCTTGACGCCGTGCAGTGGAAAGGTCACCCGTCCGGTCCGGAACAGATTGTCAGCGCGGCCTTCGGTGGGCCTGACCTGATGGAGCCGGTCATACACGGCGTCAAGGCCAATAAACAGCCGCCGTCTGAGGCCGGCAGTATCGAGAGGAATGGCGCCGTCCAACTCTCCAAGGGGCACGCAGCGGTAGCCGCGAGAGTGCAGTTCCGTAAGCAGTCCAGGCAACGCTGGAACCGTAGTTCGCGCTCCTGGTCCAGCATCATGCAGCACGACCACGGCTCCCGGTGTCACCTGGGCCAGTACCCGCTCTTTCACTTCGGTGGGCGACTGGGCTGGGTCCCAGTCCCGCGCCTCCACGCTCCAGTGGGCCCCTGTCAATCCCGCCATGCGCTGACCGAGCACAGTTGCCAGGGAATACGCCCCATGCGGGGGCCGGTGAAACCTTACCGGCTGTCCGGTCACTACGCCGATCCGCCGGGCAGACCGCGCCGGGTCCAGGAAGCCGTCCCATGGGGTCCGCAGCCAGGCATGTACGTGGCGGGCTGCGTGGGCTCCAACCTCGTGGCCCTCATCCAGCATGCGGCGGATCAGGTCCGGGTGCGCTTCGGCGCGGTTGGCTATCACAAAAAAAGTGGCCCGGGCCTGGGTATCGCGCAGGGCATCCAGGACAAGTGGTGTCGTCACCGGATCAGGACCGTCATCGAACGTAAGAGTCAGTTCACGGCGTTCCCGGCGGCCTTCTCGGATCAGTCCAGCACCAGCCTGTTGTACCAGCAGATACGGCAGCCCTAGATAAACCAGCAGAGCCCCACCAAGTGCAGCCAGTGCGCGCCGCTTCATGCGCGCCCTAGATGTCGCAGCAGCACTTCAGCCACCTGGTCGGCGGCGTCGGGCCGGCCAACTGCACGCGCGCACTGGCTCATGCGCTCACGTTCGTCTTCGTCCAGGGCACGCAGTACTGCCCCACGCAGATCGCGCCGCTGGCGGACCCACACGCCCGCTCCGTGCCGTTCCAGGAAGTCTGCGTTGTGCTCTTCCTGGCCAGGAATCGGCCCAAACACCACCATGGGCACGCCCAGGGCTGTTGCTTCAGCCACCGTGAGGCCTCCAGCCTTTCCGACGACCAGATCAGATGCCGCCAGCAGTTCCGCGAAGTCGGTGGTGTGCCCCAAGCGGTGGATCGTTGCGCTCCCGGACTGCTTCACACCCCGGCCCCGCGCTCCGGCCAGCAGCAGCACCTGCACCCTCCGCCCGAGATTACTTAGTTCGGACAGCAATTCGTTCAGAGCCCGGTAATCACCGTTTCCACCGCCGGACACCAGGAGCAGGGGCAGGTCAGCCCGCAGGCCGTGCTTCTCGCGGAGTGCAGCCCGGTCAGCCCCGATCAGCTGGCGAAAGCGTGCATGGATGGGAATGCCAGTCACAAATATCTTCGCCGGGTCAGCGCCACGCTCCACCATCTGCTGCGCCGTTTCTTCCGAGGCCACCATGGTCAGCTCCGCCTCGGGCCTGATCCAGTGCCGGTGGGCACGGTAGTCGGTGACGACCAGGGCCTGGACGAATGACAGTCCAGTCCTGCGGCGAACCGTGTCGGCCAGTGGAACGGAAGACCAGTAACTGCTGACCACCAGTTCGGGCAGTGTCTGTTCCAGATCGCGCTGCATGCCGCGTAAGCCCACCCAGCGGCAGAAGCTGACGATCAGGCTGAAGGGCCGGTCGTGATCGGTTCCGTGGTAGAACCACGCATACAGCCACGGGGCGTAACGCAGCTCAAAGGCATACAGGTCAACGGTCCACACACGCTCAGTGGGCCCAAGGTAGGCGACCGCGTCGCCCTGCCGCGTTTCGAGCGGCACGCCCCGGGCCTCCAGCGCCTGCTGCACTGCCATCTGCGCCTGGTGATGCCCCGATCCGATGGACGCGCTGACGAACAGCGCCCGTAATGGGCCTTGCTGACTGGACTTTTTCATGCGGGTCACGCCCGCCTCAGCATCCAGAGGCCCGCCACGGCAAACACGATATTGGCCAGCCACACACCCACCTCCGGAACAGCCGGCATGGCTGAAGCCACGGTCAACCCAACGAAGAACAGCAGGTAGTAGGCGACCGCAATCAGCAGAGCAATGCCCAGACTGACCCCCAGGGTCCGGCCAAATCGCAGTGCGAAAGGCAACGCGGAGAGCGCCAGCACGAGGTTGGCAAATGGCAGCGCCAGCTTACGGTTCAGATTGACCCGCGCGGCCTGACGCTCGCTGGCTTTCACACCGGGGGCAGTCAGGGCGGTGATCAGTTCGGGCCAGCCTTCGCTGTCGGCACCAATGGCGTCGGCGTACTGGGCCAGGGTCTGCTTGCGGCTCAGGCCGGTATCCACTTTCAGCGTGTCGGTGGTTTTTTCCGGGATGACCACACTGGGAAACACGTTCTGCACGGCTTCACGAAAAGCGAGGGGATCGTTCTCCGGGACCCTGTTCAGTTCGGAGGCTGCCTCGTAATCCACGGTGTAGACCTGATAACCGCTCAGGGCCAGCTGGTTGTTCTCGAAGGTCCCCTTGTCGGCAAAAATCAGCGTTGCGCGCCTGGGAGCGTCTGCATTCCATTTTTCGACACGTACTCCCCGAAGTTCGCGGGTAGCAGAGTCGTACGAAGCCAGCGCCAGCGTCAGGCCTCCGCCCAGGTCAACGGTCTTTCCGACCAGCTGCGACAGGCCAGCTCCCGTCAGCGCGTCCCAGTACAGGCCGCGGGTTTCCACATTGGCCTTCGGTGCGATCCACAGACTTAGCCACAGGGCCAGCGCCGTCACCAGCCCCGCCACCAGCGCCACAGGCCGTGCCACGCGTCCCAGCCCGATGCCCCCGGACTGCACGGCCACGAGTTCACGCTCGGTGCTCATGCGGCCGAAGGCCACCACGGTCATCAGAACAATGGCCATGGGAAAGACTTTGACCAGCGTGTCCGGTACCTGATACGCAATCCAGCGGCTGACCAGGCCCAGCGGCACGCCTGCCAGCCACTGGCTGGAAATGAAGAAGTAACCGAAGCTCAGCACAGCCGTAAACAGCAGTGTGCCGGCCAGCAGCGGCGGAATCAGTTCGGCAGTTACGTAGCGGGTCAGGCGGGTCACTGGGCAGCCTCGCGCGGACAGACAAAGAAAACAGGCGCCAGGAAAAGAGGGGAGAACAGCATTCCCCTTACCCTAGCGCCCCGACCGGGCGGTCGTCTCACCCTTTGGACAGGGCAAACAGGATGGTAGCTTCGACGGCCAGTTCGCCGTTGACCTCGGCGCGGCAGGTTGTCTTGCCCAGGCCACGACGGGCGAATTCCAGTTTGGCGTGCAGATGCAACTGGTCACCCGGAACGACTTTGCGCTTGAACCTGGCTCCTTCGATCCCGGCGAGATAGCCGACCATGCCTGGTTCGAGACTTTCGTGCATGCAGAAGAAGCTGGCCTGGGCGAGCGCTTCAATCATCAGGACGCCGGGCATCACTGGCTCCTGGGGGAAGTGCCCCGGGAAGAAGGGCTCGTTGAAGGTGACGTTCTTGATGGCATGCACCTCGCCGTTTTCCACACTCAGCACGCGGTCGACCAGCATGAAGGGAAAACGGTGGGGCAGCGTTCTGAGCACGTCCTGAATCATGATCGGGTCCATAGTGTCCTCCTGAAGAAGCAAAGAAAAGGCCGGAGCCTGGAGCGGCCCGGCCTGAAGTGGCGCGCGGGACGCGAATCAGCGGCGCAGGTAGTTGTCGCTGGACACCAGGCTGTCACCCAGCACCGGGATCATTTCCAGCGCCATGCCTGTGCCGACCGCGACGGCTTCTACCGCGTTTTCTGCAACGGCGACCGGAATGCCGGTGGTCTGGCGCAGCAGTTCATCGAAATTGCGCAGCAGGCTGCCGCCGCCGGTCATCACGATGCCACGGTCGATGATGTCGCTGACCAGTTCCGGCGGAGTGATTTCCAGTACGCGCTTAACGCCTTCGACAATCTTGGTGACCGGCTCGGAGAGTGCTTCGACAACATCCGTGCTGTCCAGGCTGATGGTCTTGGGCAGACCGTTGACCAGGTCGCGGCCACGGACTTCGGCGGTCAGGTTCTCGGAGTCGTCGAGCAGCATGGCTGCGCCGACCTTGACCTTGATTTCCTCGGCAGTGCGCTCTCCGATCAGCACGTTATGCTTGCGGCGAACGTAACGGATGATGCTCTCGTCGAATTCGTTGCCCGCCACGCGCATGGACTCGCTGACCACGATGCCGCCCAGTGAAATGACAGCAACGTCGGTACTGCCCCCACCGATGTCTACGACCATGGAACCAATGGGTTCGGCAATCTTGAGTCCGGCACCGATCGCAGCCGCCAGAGGCTCTTCGATCAGGAAGGCGCGCTTGGCATTACTGTTCAGAGCTGCACGCAGGACGGCGCGTTTTTCCACGTCACTGACGTTGCTGGGCACTCCGACCATCAGCTGCGGCTTGAAGCCGAAGAGACGTCCGGCATTGCCCTGCACCTTCTGCAGGAACATGGTGATCATCTTCTCGGTGAGGCCCTCGTCGGCAATGACGCCGTCCTTGATAGGCCGCACAGCGACAATGCCGCCAGGTGTGCGCCCGATCATGCGGTAGGCCTCCTCACCCACGGCCTTGACCTGCTTGCTGTCGCGGGCCATGGCAATCACACTCGGTTCCTGAAGCACCAGGCCGCGCGTCTTGCTGTAAATAAGGAACGTTGCCGTTCCCAGGTCAATGCCGATATCTTCAGAAAACCTTCCCACGCAATCCTCCGGTCAAAACGCATCAATCGTAGCACGCACCATGAAAGCTTCCTGAAGTCGTTCAGAAGCCCCGACAGCCTTTCAGGAACGCGGTTTGATGTAGGCGCTGAGGGCAAAAATGAGTCCGGTCACAATCACCATAAGGGTGGCCCGGGTAAAGCCTGGCAGGGAATCCAGATTCAGGCGTGCGCTGAGGAGGGTCTCGATGCCTCCCAATGAGCGCAGCCACAGGGACGTGCCACCGTTGGGAACCAGAGAAGCGAACGTACCTATGGTCAGCACAGCCAGCGCCATTCCGGTCAGGAACAGAACAACAGTCAGGACCCAGAGCAGCGCACGCATAAAGATTTCACTTTGAGAAGGGCAGAGGCCGGCAGAGTCATCCGGCGCATTCTAAACGCGTGGTTGTTCGGCGCGGTGAAACAGCGTTTCGGAGGATGGGTTTTCCTGGGGAGCAGAGCGAGAACAGAACCCAGTGCCTCCGCCGGGCTGATATGTATGGCTCTACATGCGGTCTGTGACCGCCGACCACGTGACTGACCGTGACACGTTAGAGCGATATCACAGTCCGCAACCAACTGGCCTTCGACCTACTTCTCATGTGAACTGAGCCCTGAATAACCCGAAGAAGTGCTCGGCCTCTACACTGCGGGGGTGAGTCTGCCCGCCCGCGTCCGCGTCACCCGTCCACCCCTTCCTCTGGCTCCTGCGCTTCGTCAGGCGGCGGCGCGGCTCTGTCCGGCTGCGCCGCTGGACCGTCTGTCCAGCGCGGCCCTGGCGATTGCAGGCGGCGCGGTGATAGGAGCGCACCTGAAGTGGGAGGAGGGAGAGGTCCAGGCCATAGAGACAGGCTGGCGCGGGCGGGGCATCGAGGAAGCACTTGCCTCCGCCTTGACTCCTGCGACCTAACGGTCGTTTGGTAGGCTGAACTCATGACCAGCCCCGATACCGGCATGAGCTTTGCCCTCAGCGGCGACCAGCGCATGATTCTTCAGATGGTGCGCGACTATTGCAGGGCCGAACTGGCTCCCAGGGCCGCTGAATTTGACCGGAGCGGCGAGTACCCCCGTGAACAGCTGCGTGGTCTGGCCGAGCTGGGCCTGATGGGGGCCACGGTACCTGAAGAGTGGAACGGTGCTGGCCTGGACTCGGTCACGTATGCCCTGTGCTTGGAAGAAATCGCCGCGGCCGACGCCAGCGTGGCCGTTATCGTCAGTGTGCAGAACGGCCTGCCAGAGCAGATGATTCTGCGCTACGGCACCGACACCCAGCGCGAGAAGTACCTGAAGCCACTGGCCAGCGGCGAGCATATCGGCGCCTTCTGCCTGACCGAAAACAGTGCCGGAAGCGACGCCGCCAGCCTGCGGCTGCGGGCCGAGCGTGATGGGGACAGCTGGGTCTTGAATGGCAGCAAGTCCTGGATCACGTCCGGGGGACAGGCCGATACCTATCTGGTGATGGCCCGGACCGGCGAGAGCGGCGCCAAGGGTGTGAGCTGCTTCATCGTTGAGAACGGCACGCCCGGACTGAGCTTCGGGAAGCCCGAGGAAAAGCTGGGCCTGCACGCGTCACATACCACCACCGTAAACTTTGAAGGCGTGCGCGTCTCCCAGGAAAATATGGTCGGCGCGGAGGGCCAGGGGCTGATCATCGCGCTGGCCAGCCTGGACTCTGGACGCATCGGCATTGCCATGCAGGCTCTGGGGATCGCCCGCGCTGCAATGGAACACGCCACCCGCTATGCCAATGAGCGGGAGCAGTTCGGCAAGAAGCTGCGCGAGTTCGAGGGCGTGTCCTTCAAGATTGCGCGCATGGCGGCGCGCATTGAAAGTACGCGGCTGATTGCCCTGAAGGCGGCGTGGCTCAAGGACCAGGGCCTGGCGTTCGGAAAGGAAGCCAGCATCGCCAAGCTCCTGGCCAGCGAAACGGCCGTGGACGTCACCCGTGACGCTATCCAGGTGTTCGGCGGCAACGGCTACAGCCGGGAATATCCGGTGGAGCGCCTGTACCGCGACGCCAAGGTCACCGAGATCTATGAAGGCACCAGTGAGATTCAGCAGCTGGTGATCAGCCGCGCGGTGTTCAAGGAACTCGAGTAAGGAAAATCAGGCAGAGGAAGAGGGAAAGCATTGAACACGTGCTTTCCCTCTTTGGTAAAGCGAAGCCTCAGTCGGTGTACGCGCCGACCTCGGCACCGCTGACCAGCTTGGCGTACTTGGCCAGGACTCCGCGTTCGTAGTTGGGCTTGGGCGGGCTCCATTCGGCGCGGCGGCGGGCCAGTTCCTCATCCGGCACGTGCAGCGTGAGGTTGAGGGTCTCGGCGTTCAGTTCGATGGTGTCGCCCTCGTGGACCAGCGCGATAGGGCCGCCGACAAAGGCTTCCGGCGCGACATGGCCGACCACCAGGCCGAAGGTTCCTCCGGAGAAGCGTCCGTCCGTGATCAGGCCGACACTGTCGCCCAGACCCTTGCCGATGATGGCACTCGTCGGAGAGAGCATCTCGCGCATGCCGGGGCCGCCTTTGGGACCCTCGTAGCGGATGACCAGCACGTCACCGGCTTTGATGCGGTCGCCCATGATGGCTTCCATGCAGGCTTCTTCCGAGTCGAATACCCGCGCGGGCCCGGTGATCTTGATCTGCTTCAGGCCGCTGATCTTGGCCACGCTGCCATTCGGCGCCAGGTTTCCGCGCAGGATTGCCAGGTGACCCTGCGTGTAGATCGGCTGGTCGAAGGGACGGATGACGTCCTGGTCTGCATTCGGCGCATCAGGCTCATCTGCCAGGTTTTCCGCCACCGTCTTACCGGTCACAGTCAGGCAGTCGCCGTGCAGCAGGCCCTCTTTCAGCAGCATCTTCATCACGCGCGGAATGCCGCCTACCTCGTGCAGGTCGGTAGCCACGTACCGTCCGCTGGGCTTGAGATCACAGAAGACCGGTGTGCGCTCGCGGATGCGCTCAAAGTCTGCCAGCGTCAGGTCAATGTTGCAGGCGTGCGCCACGGCCATCAGGTGCAGGACGGCGTTGGTGCTTCCACCCACGGCCATGATCACGGTGATGGCGTTCTCGAAAGCCTCGCGGGTCAGGATGTCCAGTGGGCGGATATCCGCCTCGATAAGTTTCAGCAGCGCGCGTGCACTGTCGGCGCTGCTGACGGCCTTCTCGGCGTCCACAGCGCTCATGGTGCTGGAGTGCGGCAGGCTCATGCCCATCGCCTCGAAGGCGCTGCTCATGGTGTTGGCGGTGTACATCCCGCCGCACGAGCCGTTGCCGGGGCAGGCACGTTTTTCGATCTGCTCGAAATCGTGCCGGCTGATCTT is a window of Deinococcus deserti VCD115 DNA encoding:
- the ilvD gene encoding dihydroxy-acid dehydratase gives rise to the protein MTDTAQKRKLNWNSHHITQGDERAPNRAMLRAVGFQDGDFEKPIIGVAHAQSNITPCNNGLGELADHITGAIHEGGGMPQIYGTITVSDGISMGTEGMKCSLVSREVIADSIETVSRGQSHDGVIVVGGCDKNMPGAMIGIARLNIPAIFVYGGTIKPGHYNGQDLTIVSVFEAVGAFGAGKISRHDFEQIEKRACPGNGSCGGMYTANTMSSAFEAMGMSLPHSSTMSAVDAEKAVSSADSARALLKLIEADIRPLDILTREAFENAITVIMAVGGSTNAVLHLMAVAHACNIDLTLADFERIRERTPVFCDLKPSGRYVATDLHEVGGIPRVMKMLLKEGLLHGDCLTVTGKTVAENLADEPDAPNADQDVIRPFDQPIYTQGHLAILRGNLAPNGSVAKISGLKQIKITGPARVFDSEEACMEAIMGDRIKAGDVLVIRYEGPKGGPGMREMLSPTSAIIGKGLGDSVGLITDGRFSGGTFGLVVGHVAPEAFVGGPIALVHEGDTIELNAETLNLTLHVPDEELARRRAEWSPPKPNYERGVLAKYAKLVSGAEVGAYTD